A genome region from Triticum aestivum cultivar Chinese Spring chromosome 2B, IWGSC CS RefSeq v2.1, whole genome shotgun sequence includes the following:
- the LOC123047304 gene encoding OVARIAN TUMOR DOMAIN-containing deubiquitinating enzyme 7 isoform X1, which produces MAQGKKKKAAASKPRKPKQRDAAEKKIGKKADMSEFRAQLGSFGLKIVEVTADGNCFFRAMGDQLEGDEGQHIKYREMVVHYILEHREEFEPFIEDEVPFDDYCDSMMKDGTWAGNMELQAGSLVTGRNICIHMLNSPRWYINNFSGREASNMVHLSYHHGEHYNSVRLTEDPCQGPAMPVVIKTDSNVASTSNNAQTKAKDSKKSSNRSAYDDTSVKMVMAGTGCSNVAAVQHVLGEMDGDVDSAIEYMIAERHVAAYDDTSVKLVMAGTGCSSVAAVEHVLGQLDGDVDSAIAYMIAERFAMSSDNVDGDPYMDYACNEFVYSVGDELKLSTSQNEDPTVEHKEEEESCSSKDEAAQKSKNPHAKNENSKTKECSCGSAKKHKASCSLATAVPSKEPPKNKGGGQAKVQKGKAKQKKKEPVQAAPVKERKSAVPLPDLGALCI; this is translated from the exons ATGGCCCAGGGCAAGAAGAAGAAGGCGGCGGCGTCCAAGCCCCGCAAGCCGAAGCAGCGCGACGCAGCG GAGAAGAAGATCGGGAAGAAGGCTGACATGTCGGAGTTCAGGGCGCAGCTGGGCTCCTTCGGGCTCAAGATAGTCGAGGTCACCGCCGACGGCAACTGCTTCTTCAG GGCGATGGGCGACCAGCTGGAGGGCGACGAGGGGCAGCACATCAAGTACCGGGAGATGGTCGTGCACTACATCCTG GAACACCGCGAGGAGTTCGAGCCCTTCATCGAGGACGAGGTGCCGTTCGATGACTACTGCGACTCCATGATGAAGGACGGCACTTGGGCCGGCAATATGGAGTTGCAGGCGGGGTCTCTTGTCACGGGAAGAAACATCTGCATCCACATG CTTAACTCGCCGCGGTGGTACATAAACAACTTCTCTGGCCGTGAAGCTAGCAATATGGTTCATTT ATCTTATCATCACGGTGAGCACTACAATAGTGTCAGGCTTACTGAAGATCCATGCCAAGGTCCTGCAATGCCAGTTGTTATCAAG ACAGATTCCAATGTAGCCAGCACCAGCAACAATGCTCAAACGAAAGCGAAAGACTCAAAGAAATCTTCAAACAGATCAGCCTATGATGATACATCAGTTAAAATGGTCATGGCTGGAACTGGCTGTTCTAATGTTGCTGCTGTTCAACAT GTTTTGGGTGAAATGGATGGCGATGTCGATTCTGCTATTGAGTACATGATAGCCGAGCGACATGTGGCGGCCTATGATGATACATCGGTTAAACTGGTCATGGCTGGCACTGGATGTTCTAGTGTTGCTGCAGTTGAACAT GTTTTGGGTCAATTGGATGGCGATGTTGATTCTGCTATTGCGTACATGATAGCCGAGCGATTTGCAATGAGTTCTGATAATGTGGACGGAGATCCTTATATGGACTATGCATGCAACG AGTTTGTATATTCCGTAGGAGATGAGCTTAAGCTTAGCACATCCCAGAACGAGGACCCAACGGTTgagcacaaggaggaagaagagagttGTTCTAGTAAAGACGAAGCGGCTCAGAAATCCAAAAATCCACATGCTAAGAAT GAAAACTCAAAAACCAAGGAGTGCTCTTGTGGATCTGCAAAGAAGCACAAGGCTTCTTGTAGTTTAGCCACGGCTGTACCGTCGAAAGAACCTCCAAA GAACAAAGGCGGCGGCCAAGCGAAGGTCCAGAAAGGGAAggcgaagcaaaagaagaaagaacCAGTCCAGGCAGCGCCCGTAAAGGAACGCAAGTCTGCAGTGCCTCTACCAGACCTAGGGGCCCTGTGCATATAA
- the LOC123047304 gene encoding OVARIAN TUMOR DOMAIN-containing deubiquitinating enzyme 7 isoform X2, translating into MAQGKKKKAAASKPRKPKQRDAAEKKIGKKADMSEFRAQLGSFGLKIVEVTADGNCFFRAMGDQLEGDEGQHIKYREMVVHYILEHREEFEPFIEDEVPFDDYCDSMMKDGTWAGNMELQAGSLVTGRNICIHMLNSPRWYINNFSGREASNMVHLSYHHGEHYNSVRLTEDPCQGPAMPVVIKTDSNVASTSNNAQTKAKDSKKSSNRSAYDDTSVKMVMAGTGCSNVAAVQHVLGEMDGDVDSAIEYMIAERHVAAYDDTSVKLVMAGTGCSSVAAVEHVLGQLDGDVDSAIAYMIAERFAMSSDNVDGDPYMDYACNGDELKLSTSQNEDPTVEHKEEEESCSSKDEAAQKSKNPHAKNENSKTKECSCGSAKKHKASCSLATAVPSKEPPKNKGGGQAKVQKGKAKQKKKEPVQAAPVKERKSAVPLPDLGALCI; encoded by the exons ATGGCCCAGGGCAAGAAGAAGAAGGCGGCGGCGTCCAAGCCCCGCAAGCCGAAGCAGCGCGACGCAGCG GAGAAGAAGATCGGGAAGAAGGCTGACATGTCGGAGTTCAGGGCGCAGCTGGGCTCCTTCGGGCTCAAGATAGTCGAGGTCACCGCCGACGGCAACTGCTTCTTCAG GGCGATGGGCGACCAGCTGGAGGGCGACGAGGGGCAGCACATCAAGTACCGGGAGATGGTCGTGCACTACATCCTG GAACACCGCGAGGAGTTCGAGCCCTTCATCGAGGACGAGGTGCCGTTCGATGACTACTGCGACTCCATGATGAAGGACGGCACTTGGGCCGGCAATATGGAGTTGCAGGCGGGGTCTCTTGTCACGGGAAGAAACATCTGCATCCACATG CTTAACTCGCCGCGGTGGTACATAAACAACTTCTCTGGCCGTGAAGCTAGCAATATGGTTCATTT ATCTTATCATCACGGTGAGCACTACAATAGTGTCAGGCTTACTGAAGATCCATGCCAAGGTCCTGCAATGCCAGTTGTTATCAAG ACAGATTCCAATGTAGCCAGCACCAGCAACAATGCTCAAACGAAAGCGAAAGACTCAAAGAAATCTTCAAACAGATCAGCCTATGATGATACATCAGTTAAAATGGTCATGGCTGGAACTGGCTGTTCTAATGTTGCTGCTGTTCAACAT GTTTTGGGTGAAATGGATGGCGATGTCGATTCTGCTATTGAGTACATGATAGCCGAGCGACATGTGGCGGCCTATGATGATACATCGGTTAAACTGGTCATGGCTGGCACTGGATGTTCTAGTGTTGCTGCAGTTGAACAT GTTTTGGGTCAATTGGATGGCGATGTTGATTCTGCTATTGCGTACATGATAGCCGAGCGATTTGCAATGAGTTCTGATAATGTGGACGGAGATCCTTATATGGACTATGCATGCAACG GAGATGAGCTTAAGCTTAGCACATCCCAGAACGAGGACCCAACGGTTgagcacaaggaggaagaagagagttGTTCTAGTAAAGACGAAGCGGCTCAGAAATCCAAAAATCCACATGCTAAGAAT GAAAACTCAAAAACCAAGGAGTGCTCTTGTGGATCTGCAAAGAAGCACAAGGCTTCTTGTAGTTTAGCCACGGCTGTACCGTCGAAAGAACCTCCAAA GAACAAAGGCGGCGGCCAAGCGAAGGTCCAGAAAGGGAAggcgaagcaaaagaagaaagaacCAGTCCAGGCAGCGCCCGTAAAGGAACGCAAGTCTGCAGTGCCTCTACCAGACCTAGGGGCCCTGTGCATATAA
- the LOC123047302 gene encoding probable disease resistance protein At1g61300 yields MAQNGILTPIATLVVNELWEPIKKHIGYCLKPKTNVKNLAKAADELRNSIHTIEETIQLGEREGKRPKVQVTKWTESAQSIEAEACSISNKYQARTIHIFRCSWSCWSNYKISKSAAKVKADIEDINKRSLQKDDILSLLPPVGLELPLPANIVGQEHYRNKVFGCIEEGPTDIIGICGMGGSGKTTLLKQINNYYSSERPVFDHVMFIEVGKQLNLMAVQQSIASGLGLLLTNDGDATHRARAIFNFLKEKKFLLLIDDLWEMLDLVKVGIPHGSKKCCLQNSQTVVITTRSLDVCGRMQIFENVIQLKCLNSDHSWQLFKEVVGERKTEDARIRGCAKKIAAKCGGLPLAIKITGQAMASKVASEEWEYSLMLVEDSVFHEVSGSDNELFPILKISYDSLQSDVIRMCFLLFAGTTAQHPDDDWDSIGLIHIWMGHGLLGEDDDIERTYLIGYSIIEILKRSFLLESSGRGEKRVKMHHVVQDLALWIVATKQNGMRKEKWLVDQREHTQPDVWSTADRIFLYGDDIKTIPSSCSCPDLLTLMIANSEHISEFPAGFFSAMKSLNYLDLSGIQIQEIPSEIGALTSLQFLTLSRTPIQSLPEELGQLEDLRYLQLQSTFRLRNIPNGLLARLKMLRRLDLYRCHDLTIDYSARYIEELKSLTRLRDISFTVQDSDSMWKICNLPRAFVSGLCIRALEGLQSLQISPLLLASSKARYMKALSLEHINLLEDIVIGQTDIDPGWCLPRLETLLLYSLVALQRVEFKGIEPNTCLSGLRRISISHCHKLISITWITWLPCLESVYLGDCDSIVELVGKDEEAVLSATRSFPRLKSMALPNLKNLHSICDGRITFPSLMRLLVYGCPMLMKLPQNLVGAESSPLIFGERKWWESLEWEDASSQSSLLPFFREVPAGFRGSQPEVFRALRA; encoded by the coding sequence ATGGCTCAGAATGGCATACTCACCCCGATCGCTACCCTCGTTGTAAATGAGTTATGGGAGCCGATCAAGAAGCATATTGGCTACTGTCTGAAGCCTAAAACCAATGTCAAGAATCTAGCCAAAGCTGCTGATGAATTGAGGAACTCCATACATACCATCGAGGAGACCATTCAGTTAGGTGAACGCGAAGGCAAGAGACCGAAGGTACAAGTAACAAAGTGGACAGAGAGTGCTCAGTCTATTGAAGCTGAAGCTTGCAGCATCAGCAATAAGTACCAGGCAAGGACCATACATATCTTTCGCTGCTCCTGGAGTTGTTGGTCTAACTATAAAATTAGCAAATCTGCTGCAAAAGTTAAAGCTGATATTGAAGATATTAACAAGAGATCACTTCAAAAGGATGATATATTAAGTTTGCTCCCACCAGTTGGTTTGGAGTTGCCTTTACCAGCAAACATCGTAGGCCAAGAACACTACAGAAACAAGGTTTTCGGTTGCATTGAGGAAGGCCCTACCGACATCATTGGCATATGTGGCATGGGAGGGTCAGGAAAAACTACTCTCCTTAAACAAATCAACAACTATTATAGCTCTGAAAGGCCTGTATTTGATCATGTCATGTTTATTGAAGTTGGCAAGCAGCTAAACTTGATGGCAGTTCAGCAGAGCATTGCATCTGGACTAGGACTGTTGTTAACAAATGATGGAGATGCAACACACAGAGCTAGAGCTATTTTCAACTTTTTAAAGGAAAAGAAATTCCTATTGCTGATTGATGATCTTTGGGAAATGCTGGACCTAGTGAAAGTTGGTATACCACATGGTTCGAAGAAGTGTTGCCTTCAAAATAGTCAGACTGTGGTGATCACAACACGATCTTTGGATGTCTGTGGTAGAATGCAAATTTTTGAAAACGTTATACAGTTGAAATGCTTGAATTCTGATCATTCGTGGCAGCTGTTTAAAGAGGTTGTTGGTGAAAGAAAGACGGAAGATGCTCGAATTAGGGGATGTGCCAAGAAGATTGCTGCAAAATGTGGAGGTCTTCCACTAGCAATTAAGATAACTGGGCAGGCTATGGCTTCCAAGGTAGCTTCAGAAGAATGGGAATACAGTTTGATGTTAGTAGAAGATTCAGTTTTCCATGAGGTTTCTGGTTCAGATAACGAACTCTTTCCTATACTGAAAATTAGTTATGATAGCTTGCAAAGTGATGTGATTAGAATGTGCTTTCTACTATTTGCGGGGACTACCGCACAACATCCAGATGATGATTGGGATTCTATTGGTTTAATTCACATTTGGATGGGGCATGGACTGCTAggtgaggatgatgatattgaaaGAACTTACTTGATTGGATATTCTATTATTGAAATTTTGAAAAGATCGTTCTTGCTTGAATCCTCTGGCAGAGGGGAGAAACGTGTGAAAATGCACCATGTTGTTCAAGATCTAGCCTTGTGGATTGTAGCGACAAAACAGAACGGGATGCGTAAAGAGAAGTGGCTGGTGGACCAAAGAGAACACACCCAACCAGACGTTTGGAGCACCGCTGATAGAATCTTCCTATATGGTGATGATATTAAGACAATTCCTAGTTCTTGCAGCTGCCCTGACCTGTTAACATTAATGATAGCAAACAGTGAGCATATTTCTGAGTTCCCAGCTGGTTTTTTCTCTGCCATGAAATCACTCAATTATTTGGATCTTTCTGGAATACAGATCCAAGAAATACCATCAGAAATAGGAGCATTAACGAGCTTGCAGTTCCTTACTCTTTCTCGGACACCAATACAATCATTGCCAGAGGAGCTGGGGCAGTTGGAAGATCTAAGGTACTTACAATTGCAGAGCACCTTCCGTCTCAGAAATATACCAAATGGTTTGCTAGCTAGACTGAAGATGTTAAGGCGGTTAGATTTATATCGATGTCATGATTTGACAATTGATTACTCAGCACGATATATCGAAGAACTCAAAAGTTTAACTAGGCTACGGGATATTAGTTTTACAGTACAAGATTCAGACTCAATGTGGAAGATCTGTAACTTGCCCAGAGCCTTTGTAAGCGGCCTCTGCATTAGAGCTCTTGAAGGCTTGCAATCTCTTCAGATATCACCACTGCTCCTTGCAAGTAGCAAGGCTAGATACATGAAAGCTCTGTCACTGGAACACATCAATCTTTTGGAGGACATAGTGATAGGTCAGACAGATATAGACCCAGGTTGGTGCTTGCCAAGGCTAGAAACACTACTTCTATATAGTCTGGTAGCACTTCAGAGGGTTGAGTTTAAAGGTATTGAACCCAACACTTGCCTTTCAGGCCTCAGGAGAATATCCATCTCACATTGCCACAAGTTGATATCCATCACATGGATCACATGGCTGCCTTGCCTCGAAAGTGTATACTTGGGTGACTGTGACTCGATAGTTGAGCTGGTGGGTAAAGATGAAGAAGCTGTGCTATCTGCCACAAGGTCCTTCCCTCGACTCAAGTCCATGGCGTTACCTAATCTGAAGAACCTACATAGCATCTGTGATGGCAGAATCACCTTCCCATCATTGATGCGCTTGCTCGTTTATGGATGCCCCATGCTAATGAAGCTGCCACAGAACTTAGTGGGCGCCGAGAGTTCACCGCTGATATTTGGCGAGCGAAAATGGTGGGAAAGTTTAGAATGGGAGGATGCTAGCTCACAGTCCTCTCTCCTTCCTTTCTTCAGAGAAGTGCCTGCAGGATTCAGAGGAAGCCAACCAGAAGTGTTCAGGGCTTTACGTGCTTAG
- the LOC123042651 gene encoding 50S ribosomal protein HLP, mitochondrial produces the protein MAALLRSKCSSVGRAMMGSLGNNLYGGATSSIETVARPSRSDALCQQIRTFIQMRTNLKVVDNSGAKRVMCIQSLRGKKGARLGDMIIGSVKEAQPRGKVKKGDVVYGVVVRAAMKKGRSDGSEVQFDDNAIVIVNNKGELIGTRVFGPVPHELRKKKHLKILALAEHIV, from the exons ATGGCAGCACTCCTCAGGTCAAAGTGTTCGTCAG TTGGGCGTGCTATGATGGGAAGCCTTGGAAACAATCTGTACGGGGGCGCTACCTCATCTATTGAAACGGTGGCAAGACCATCCCGTTCTGATGCCCTCTGCCAG CAAATCAGAACATTCATCCAGATGAGAACAAACCTCAAGGTGGTCGACAACTCCGGAGCCAAGCGGGTTATGTGCATACAGTCCCTTAGGGGGAAGAAAGGAGCGAGGCTCGGGGACATGATCATCGGCTCTGTCAAGGAAGCGCAGCCTCGTGGTAAGGTCAAGAAAGGAGACGTGGTCTATGGGGTGGTTGTCCGTGCTGCCATGAAGAAGGGACGCAGCGATGGCAGCGAGGTCCAGTTCGATGACAATGCAATCGTCATTGTGAACAACAAGGGCGAGCTGATTGGCACCCGCGTCTTTGGTCCTGTCCCCCATGAGCTCAGGAAGAAGAAGCATCTCAAGATCCTGGCACTGGCCGAGCACATAGTTTGA
- the LOC123042650 gene encoding uncharacterized protein, whose product MAQAQPVPANSPGSGDAATRRRLHRTRRRSILLNLHHHHLHKLGTPSLNESLSASVSEAVAPGSPILSRLPRDWGLQFYIMVDLSGSFHTYPHLGGPFKSLQEADNAIDRHLHDRRVTKMCPEQGSASRLDKVVQQCLYWPDGRRKKRSKSHVVEQSHNRMCLLAQALVDKYNENHNLLGDLANELKDVVQYQSICENRVWYYHLNITTRAKGADGVPHGVDDLFFAEIKRVRQGQHEELVVSCFCMLKPTDNGCCYGCTNNGSPDMKHPSSTDKYIAGHLKVYLPFGCRREFSDTDDEEEAEAKLRDMYEGLDEPDFLEKLFTFPTYVTLRKDRKGT is encoded by the exons ATGGCGCAGGCGCAGCCCGTGCCGGCGAACTCCCCCGGGTCCGGAGACGCCGCGACCCGCCGTCGCCTCCACC GCACGAGGAGGAGGAGCATCTTGCTGAACCTGCATCATCATCATCTGCACAAACTCGGCACACCGTCCTTGAATGAGTCGCTCAGCGCTTCGGTGTCGGAGGCAGTAGCTCCTGGTTCACCTATTTTGTCCCGGCTACCGCGTGACTGGGGGCTCCAATTCTACATCATGGTGGATCTTTCAGGATCTTTCCACACGTATCCTCATTTGGGCGGGCCATTCAAGAGCTTGCAGGAAGCTGACAATGCTATTGATCGCCATCTGCATGACCGCCGGGTCACCAAAAT GTGCCCGGAGCAAGGCAGCGCTTCTCGACTGGATAAGGTCGTACAACAATGTCTTTACTGGCCTGATGGCAGAAGGAAGAAGCGTTCAAAATCTCATGTGGTTGAGCAAAGCCATAATCGGATGTGCCTATTGGCTCAAGCTTTAGTAGACAAGTATAACGAGAATCACAATCTTTTGGGG GATCTTGCAAATGAGCTCAAAGACGTTGTGCAATATCAATCAATTTGTGAGAACCGCGTGTGGTACTATCATCTCAATATCACTACAAGGGCTAAAGGAGCTGATGGTGTCCCCCATGGCGTCGACGATCTATTCTTCGCGGAAATTAAACGTGTGCGACAGGGACAACATGAAGAATTGGTGGTCAGCTGTTTCTGCATGCTCAAACCGACTGATAACG GTTGCTGCTATGGTTGTACCAACAACGGATCTCCTGATATGAAGCACCCCAGCAGCACTGACAAATACATTGCTGGTCACTTGAAAGTGTATCTGCCATTTGGATGCCGTAGGGAGTTTAGCGACACCGATGATGAG GAGGAAGCTGAGGCTAAGCTAAGAGATATGTATGAG GGCCTTGATGAACCAGATTTTCTAGAGAAGCTCTTCACATTCCCCACTTATGTAACTCTGAGGAAAGACAGGAAGGGAACCTGA
- the LOC123047304 gene encoding OVARIAN TUMOR DOMAIN-containing deubiquitinating enzyme 7 isoform X3, with the protein MGDQLEGDEGQHIKYREMVVHYILEHREEFEPFIEDEVPFDDYCDSMMKDGTWAGNMELQAGSLVTGRNICIHMLNSPRWYINNFSGREASNMVHLSYHHGEHYNSVRLTEDPCQGPAMPVVIKTDSNVASTSNNAQTKAKDSKKSSNRSAYDDTSVKMVMAGTGCSNVAAVQHVLGEMDGDVDSAIEYMIAERHVAAYDDTSVKLVMAGTGCSSVAAVEHVLGQLDGDVDSAIAYMIAERFAMSSDNVDGDPYMDYACNEFVYSVGDELKLSTSQNEDPTVEHKEEEESCSSKDEAAQKSKNPHAKNENSKTKECSCGSAKKHKASCSLATAVPSKEPPKNKGGGQAKVQKGKAKQKKKEPVQAAPVKERKSAVPLPDLGALCI; encoded by the exons ATGGGCGACCAGCTGGAGGGCGACGAGGGGCAGCACATCAAGTACCGGGAGATGGTCGTGCACTACATCCTG GAACACCGCGAGGAGTTCGAGCCCTTCATCGAGGACGAGGTGCCGTTCGATGACTACTGCGACTCCATGATGAAGGACGGCACTTGGGCCGGCAATATGGAGTTGCAGGCGGGGTCTCTTGTCACGGGAAGAAACATCTGCATCCACATG CTTAACTCGCCGCGGTGGTACATAAACAACTTCTCTGGCCGTGAAGCTAGCAATATGGTTCATTT ATCTTATCATCACGGTGAGCACTACAATAGTGTCAGGCTTACTGAAGATCCATGCCAAGGTCCTGCAATGCCAGTTGTTATCAAG ACAGATTCCAATGTAGCCAGCACCAGCAACAATGCTCAAACGAAAGCGAAAGACTCAAAGAAATCTTCAAACAGATCAGCCTATGATGATACATCAGTTAAAATGGTCATGGCTGGAACTGGCTGTTCTAATGTTGCTGCTGTTCAACAT GTTTTGGGTGAAATGGATGGCGATGTCGATTCTGCTATTGAGTACATGATAGCCGAGCGACATGTGGCGGCCTATGATGATACATCGGTTAAACTGGTCATGGCTGGCACTGGATGTTCTAGTGTTGCTGCAGTTGAACAT GTTTTGGGTCAATTGGATGGCGATGTTGATTCTGCTATTGCGTACATGATAGCCGAGCGATTTGCAATGAGTTCTGATAATGTGGACGGAGATCCTTATATGGACTATGCATGCAACG AGTTTGTATATTCCGTAGGAGATGAGCTTAAGCTTAGCACATCCCAGAACGAGGACCCAACGGTTgagcacaaggaggaagaagagagttGTTCTAGTAAAGACGAAGCGGCTCAGAAATCCAAAAATCCACATGCTAAGAAT GAAAACTCAAAAACCAAGGAGTGCTCTTGTGGATCTGCAAAGAAGCACAAGGCTTCTTGTAGTTTAGCCACGGCTGTACCGTCGAAAGAACCTCCAAA GAACAAAGGCGGCGGCCAAGCGAAGGTCCAGAAAGGGAAggcgaagcaaaagaagaaagaacCAGTCCAGGCAGCGCCCGTAAAGGAACGCAAGTCTGCAGTGCCTCTACCAGACCTAGGGGCCCTGTGCATATAA